The genomic DNA GGCTTTCGCCTGGTGCTGCCGCGCACGCTGGCGCTGGCGCTGGCCATGCCCCTCATCAGCGTGTGGACCACGCTGGCGGCGCTGGCGGGCGGCATGCTGGCGGCCGATGTCGCCATGGGCATTTCGCCGGCCTACTTTGCCCAGGCGCTGCCCGCTGCGGTGAAGATCGGCAACCTCGGGCTGGCCATGGCCAAGTCGGTGGTGTTTGGCGCCCTGATTGCCCTGATCGGCTGCCACTGGGGCCTGCGCGTCAAGCCCAACACGCAGAGCCTGGGCGAGGGCACCACGGCCTCGGTGGTGACATCCATCACCATGGTCATCATCGTGGACGCGCTGTTTGCCGTGGCGTTCAAGAACATCGGAATATGAAGCCCCCCCTGTGTCGCTTCGCTCCTTCCCCCCAAGGGGGGACGCCACCCCTGGCCCGGCAAAGCCGGTTCCACGGTGGCACTGGCCTGGGCCGAGCCGGTTTTGGCGGTCGGGGTCCTGGTGTCGCCGAGAAGGCACGACCATGACAGAACGTATCGAGCCGCCCGAGCACATGGCCATGGCGCCGGGCGAGCCGCCCGTCGTGGACGTGCAAGGCCTGTGGACCACGTTCGGCAAGGGCGACGAGGCCTTTACCGTGCACCAGGACCTGCAGTTGTCGGTGCAACGTGGCGAGATCCTGGCGTTGGTGGGCGGCTCGGGCACCGGCAAGACCGTGCTGCTGCGCCAGATGCTGGGCCTGGCCAGACCGACGCGCGGGAGCGTCACGGTGCTGGGCCAGCCGGCCTCGGAAATGGGGCGCGAAGGCGCTGCCAGCCGGGTGGGCATGCTGTTTCAGCAAGGGGCCCTGTATTCGGCGTTCAACGTGCTCGACAACGTGGCGTTTGCGCTGCGCGAGCAAGGCACCTTGCCCGCCGATGTGGTGCGCGATGCGGCGCTGGTCAAGCTGCAGATGGCGGGCCTCAAGCCCGAGCACGCCACCCGCATGCCTGCCGACCTTTCGGGCGGCATGATCAAGCGCGTGGCGCTGGCGCGGGCGCTCATCATGGACCCGCCGCTGCTGCTGCTTGACGAGCCCACGGCGGGGCTGGACCCGAGTAGCTCCGACGACTTCGTGGCCCTGCTGCGCGAATTGCACCAGGCCCTGGGCCTGACGGTGGTGATGGTCACGCACGACCTGGACACCCTCTTTGCCCTCAGCACGCGCGTGGCCGTGCTGGCGGACAAGAAAGTCCTGGTGACCGGAGCGCCGCGTGACGTTGCGCGCTACCCTCATCCGTTCATTGAACACTTTTTTCTGGGTGAACGCGGCCAGCGCGCCATGGCGCCGACGCACACCGTGGTCACTGCCAAGGAACCCTGATGGAAAACAAATCCCATGCTTTCGCCGCCGGCATCTTCGTGCTGGTGGTGGCCGCCATGCTGGCGGGCCTGGCCATGTGGCTCACCCGCGACAACACCAGCTACCAGCAATACGAAATGACCAGCAAGGACGGCGTCACCGGCCTGCAACCCCAGGCCGCCGTGCGCTACAAGGGTGTGGCCGTGGGCAAGGTGACGCGCATCGGCTTTGACCCCCAGGTCCCGGGCAATGTGCTGATCCGCATCGCCGTCAATGACCAGGCCCCCATCACCCCCAGCACCTTCGCCGTGCTGGGCTACCAGGGCGTCACCGGCCTGGCCCATGTGCAGCTGGACGATGAGGGCGAGGCGCAGGCGGTGCAGCCCCCCGGCCCCAGCGGCCTGCCCCGGCTGCCGCTCCGCAGCTCGCCCCTGTCGCGCCTGGCAGAGCAGGGCCCCGCCATCCTGGGCCAGGTGCAGGAAGCCACGCAACGCATCAACCAGCTGCTGGGCGACGACAACCAGCAGCGGGTCAGCAAGGTGCTCGACAGCCTGGGGCAGGCGGCCCGTGGCGCGGCGGCCCTGACCCAGCGGCTGGATACCACCGTGAAAGAGCGCCTGGACCCCGCCCTGGCTGCCCTGCCGCCCCTGGCGGGCGATGCACGCCAGACCTTGCAGGCCTTGCAGCAGGCCGGCGCCCAGGTGTCCACGCTGGCCAGCGACATCGGCCAGACCACCCGGCGCCTGAGCGCCGAAGGCGGCGCCCTGGACC from Acidovorax sp. T1 includes the following:
- a CDS encoding MlaD family protein, with protein sequence MENKSHAFAAGIFVLVVAAMLAGLAMWLTRDNTSYQQYEMTSKDGVTGLQPQAAVRYKGVAVGKVTRIGFDPQVPGNVLIRIAVNDQAPITPSTFAVLGYQGVTGLAHVQLDDEGEAQAVQPPGPSGLPRLPLRSSPLSRLAEQGPAILGQVQEATQRINQLLGDDNQQRVSKVLDSLGQAARGAAALTQRLDTTVKERLDPALAALPPLAGDARQTLQALQQAGAQVSTLASDIGQTTRRLSAEGGALDQITQGTQALARAADQFGNSTLPRVNRAADDASRAARQFGRTAGGINENPQLFIYGPGRVNAGPGEPGFEAPKVQP
- a CDS encoding ABC transporter ATP-binding protein; translation: MTERIEPPEHMAMAPGEPPVVDVQGLWTTFGKGDEAFTVHQDLQLSVQRGEILALVGGSGTGKTVLLRQMLGLARPTRGSVTVLGQPASEMGREGAASRVGMLFQQGALYSAFNVLDNVAFALREQGTLPADVVRDAALVKLQMAGLKPEHATRMPADLSGGMIKRVALARALIMDPPLLLLDEPTAGLDPSSSDDFVALLRELHQALGLTVVMVTHDLDTLFALSTRVAVLADKKVLVTGAPRDVARYPHPFIEHFFLGERGQRAMAPTHTVVTAKEP